ACGAAATGATAGGCCCTCAGTCAGTGATTGGCGGCAAGTCGGCGTCcaaaataaaaataaaaaatcGACCTCTGAAATTAGGCCCCTCTTAGAGGGCCTGGACCTATTGCTGTCGTGCCTGAGGCCATGGGCCCCACTCTGTGACAGACTGCAATTCACAACCAAAACTCGCATCTGCCCCATCTCTCAAATCATTCCTTTCCCTTCCTTCCCACCACCATTTCTTTGGCACTACGTCCGTCCTTGGGGCTCccgcctccttgcccttTCCGACCGCCGGCGCTCCGTCCGCCCCAACGCCGTGCGCATTGTTGCCTGCTCGACCAGCCTCCGGAAAACGGGCCTGCGCCTGTTTGTTGGAGGCTTGGGCAAGCGCTGTGCACAAAGTCCAAAATTTTTTTCTGGCACCCATCGCGGTCCAGATTTTGATGTTCCTGGACAGAACGCGCTAGGGCTTGGATGGATCTCCACTGCACTACAACCCAACTGTGGCTGCACGCGGCTGATGTGGCGGTCGCATGTCGCTGGGTCAAACTGCTCCAGCGGTCAACGCCTGTCTCTTGTTGTCATCGACGCCTCCTCAACCGTGGGCTACAATTAGATCGATTCTTCATGCCTGCGAGATTCTCACCGAGTGGTCAGATCTAAGGGTGGAGAGATCGTGTGGCTACACGTCAGAGAACAATGACAGGCGACGGGAGCTAGCCTCGGGAGCGCCACGCCCGCTCATAGAGCCCCTGATGTGACTTTGTCAAGGAGTATGGTCCTCACTATCGATGCTTTCGATAGACTTGTGTTGCCAGATATCACGTTGTTTTACACAACGTGTATCGACATTCTACGTCATCTTCCCATTGGCCTGGATGTTTTCGCACTGGCATAGAGTAAAGTACCACTCGTTGCTGGGCACCCGGCTTGGAGACGTCGTCTTGATCGTCTTGGACAAGCCGGGAATCAGCTGTAGTGACAAAACTTCAACCATTCCTGGACCGGGTTTCCGGTGTGATTAGAAACTGTACGGCCAACTTGATTACTGCCATGTTCGGTGCCACTGCCTGTGACTCGGCTGTCTCACTTCAACGGAGCACTTGACTTTGCTCGGAGAGAGAGCCCCTCcgccatgacgccgacgccaatgATCAGCAGGACATTCGTACACGGAGGAACATGATCTCCTGGACAGCTGGCTCATGGCGGGCCAGCAGTTGATCGTAGCCATCAACAGAAACTTCACACAGACGCGCTGTGTAGGTCGACAACGAACGCACGAGCCTGCGTATGAACAGGGTCATGTCTATCGCGCACTCGACAGTGGTCATGGGCCGCAACTTGGATCATTATGCTGACCGCGCCGTGCCCGGGTGGTATTTCGCATGACAGTTGTCACCCCTATATGGACGCGGCGCGAAAAGCGGGCGCAGACCCGAGCCATGTATTACGCGGCAGTCGCCGACCATGATAGCTAATAGTCTGAGCCCTCAGCCTTGATGTGTTAGATGTGTTGTAGTACTTACCGTACTCCTTATATTACTACTGCAACAGGGGGCGACGGACGTCTCCGACCTGTTCGGAGGCTGTTGGTCATTAGTTCTGGACACGTCCGTCGACGAATCTCAGATACCTGGTATCAATTGGAATGACTGACTGGTATCACTGCGTATGGACTGTTGGTAGACGGATAGACTAAAACTAGTCCTACCTGTTGTCAGAACACCTGAGATAGGTCGCAGCGAGAGCCCAAGCTGCGAAGCTTCTCGTTTGGGCACCGTTCAGACCGAATATACTCTTTCAACGGTGCTATGACGAATGTATATACTTGGGATAAGCGTTCATGCCTGTTGTTGCGACGTGTCGAGGTCATTCGTTACATTCGCGGGGCATGCCGAGATACTGCATGGGGAGGCTTCTCACGGTCCCCGACGTACATTGGACTGACACAAGTGTTCCAGACGAATGACACATGCAGTAAGAGTGTGGACAAGCCGCGACAATGAACGGCTTGTCTTGTACTCTCCCGTAGAACCATGTGTGCGTTCCCAAGTATGGGTGCGTTTCGCCAAGTCTCCTGGCTACATACTTCGTCGAGCCCAAGAGTGCATTTTTGTACCAGATGTATTGCTATGCTTGCGATATGCGAATCGCGGCTGCTTGGTCACCAAATGAGAGAGATCTATATGGTGAGACTGTCACTCTGACGAGTCGTGACAATACGTATGCGGCCAGGACTGATGAGGACCGCCGACGGCTGTTGGCTGACATTCCTCCTCAAGCTTCAAGGGACTCAATGAATGTGACCAGATTAACACTGTGAGAGTAAGGAAAGGATAGTCCACTCAAGTGAGGTGAGCGTGAATATAGGAAAGGCTGTCagccgacgagggccgtACAAAGGAGCCGTGCCCCCTCACTCCTTCCTTCTTCACACCGCCTCATCGTGCCCAACTCTGATAAGGCAAATTGATGCGGCAATGTCGTTGCTAGATGTGTCATGTTGCAACGGATTGAAACGAGAATGGACGACGAAATGGGGGAAGTAACGAATGCGACTTTgactcctcgcccgccgaagACTGCTGTTCAGGAGCGGCCGTGGAGCGCGAAGACGGCAAGCCATTCTACAACCTTGTTTGGCCCGTGTGTCATGATACAAGTGACGCTTGAGGGTATCTGATCAAGCACTCGATAAACGCGTCCGCCTCTTGGCACAGCTTTACACGTCGACCAAGCTCAACCTGAAGGCGCCTGACGTGTCCACTATCCATATGGACTATCCGCGACCATGTCATGGCAGGACGGTATTCGAAAAGGCTGTGTTACTGTTGCCAAGCAATCGCGCGGTGACACTTTTGTTGAAGACGCTATGAGTTCGTCCTGCTGGCTTCAGCTGCATGTCCGCTCTCTGCGGCACCCGCCCCTTTCACAAGTTTGGGAGCGAGCCTCGCGTGAGTCATCGGCATACCGAGAGTATTGATGGATGAATTCGTTTGAGGCGTGACTCTGTGACCGGCTATTGAGTTAGATTTCATGACCAAACGCGCGCTGATGAGATGGGAGAACAAAAAGCCAAGCTTGAAGCACCACATTTCGGGGACATTGTTAATGCGTCTAAGAGATTGTTAGCAGGAGCTACTGCAGCCTCCCTACCGGTTGTCTGGAGAAAACAATGTCCAAGGTTCATGGGGGTGATTCCGCTTATGGGGATTTTggggatggcatggatgcATCGAAAACTGACAAAATGCCATAAGCACAAAATCGACATCAGAGCTGTTGCGACATAACTTTGCCATGCGAGGGGGGGACAagggtggaggcggcgcatggGGTGGCTGTTGCATTGGATGGACAGTGTCAACAATGCAAGTCGTATTGGTCACTGATACACAGCGGGGATTCCAGGGCAAGCTGGGACGGGGACCATTAGCAGTCAAGTGAGAACCTAGGAAGCCTTTTGCCCCCCCAAGACCCTGGATCTTTGGTGGGGTTCGGAGCCTTTGCCATCCGGTTTTCGAGGCGCGAGAACAGGGCACAAGGCGCGGTGTAAGAGAACCGAGGAAGCTGGCAGCGCTGGAATCCACGGTGATTGGGCCGGGCCTAGTACCCACTTCCGGAGCAGATGCACCGGGCGGAGTGACCTGGGCTGAGACATTGTCCGGGGATGTCACGgagcggccagcggcgcctggAGATATGGCTGTATTGACGGGAGATGCGGACATTTTTACAGGATCGCTCTATGTGGTTTTGGAGACCAGGAGCGAGCCCTGGATGGCACTGCGTAACAATAGTCGCCCCGGAAAATATGTACTCTTCAGATCTCTGGCGCAGGCTTTTGCCAGATCTGGAAAGAAcctgggcggtggtggcgggagGGGCCACAGGAGAGCCTTGCCTGACCTGGGCTGGTTCAATTCCTCACAGTGCGATCGTGGTGTCATGGAACCCCCCATGTTTGTTCCTTGCCCCTCGGCTTCTTTCCCTGCCACTGCAGCACCCTACCGCACTCCTCGTTTTACTTTCCTGGGGTATCGTCCCGGAAGCAAGGTGAACTTGTAAGGCTTTTGAAAGTGAAATATATATTGCGAGAGCTAACCACTGGTCTCGCCTGTGTGACTCGGAGGAGCGTTGCTGCAATCCCGGACCGGCACGGACGTATGGTGCTCGCCACGCTTGCTGCGCAAAACACGTTCGGAACGAGGGCATCACCTTATAGTTCCGTGATTAGTATCCACGGCCAGACCATCGAGGCTGGTTTGCGTTAGCCCTATGTCCGGCCTGGCCACTCTCGCGAGGGTAAATTGAGACGGGCCCCGTTCGGGCATGTCACCGTTGCTTGTCTTGCGGTACGTACAAGCCCCCACCGTCCGCGCAGTCTCGAACCGACCGGCCACAAGGATTGCGAGCTTTCAGGGCCCGCTACGGGCGGTTTCCCGCTGTCGAATGGCGCCGTTTTGCAACTTCAACGGCGGCTATAATTCGAATGACATGGGAATCATCGTCGTGTGGCACCCAACGTCCATGTGTGAGGTCGTTATTTCGCGAGTCGCCTGAAGGAACAACGATGCAaggccgcgtcgaggagaTGAAGACGCACAATATGCGCTGGTCGTTTTCAGCGAGGTTGGTAGCACGCCGTCACTGCTATAGTCGTCCCGATTCTCAAGTGCATGAAGAACAGGTCGAGGTCGGGTAGTTGATAAAAGCAGGCAGGGTTCTCTTTGACATGGTCAATTAGACTGAGGGCGGAAGCCTTTTTGTTAATAATCATACATTTACAAAGTACAGTGAGCGGCGACCCtggcatggtggtggtcgctCATCACGTCAACCAGTCGTGGCGGACACTGTGCGCCGTTTCATCTTCACACTCCGCCCAAGCATCATCCATCCCGCTActgcccaccaccatcgGATTTGCAGACGGGATCGACTTTCTCGGCCGCAGCACCCTGTTCTCCCCAAGGGAGGACGGACAGCTGGCACCAGTCCCTCATTTCAGTCGTTTTGCTTCCTGCGTGCCATCCCCTCCTGTCACAAAGCCTCGCTTCCTCTGAGGCGGGAAGCTCTCTCGCCAAAGATCGACAGAAGCACACTACGCGGCATGTGTTGATACACCTTACGTAGAGCGATCTCGCCACCCTCGCGCGtgcccccccaccccctccaAATCAGTCCGCCTTGGGGGATTTGCCGCGCACAACCCAAAGAGcacccctcccttcccccgtCGCGACTTCTAGGTCGCCAGCGGACGCGCCATGGACAATGACGGGTCGCAGGGCAACAcgtcgccacggccggcaGTGGCCTCAGATACGGGGAGCAGGTTGAGCGACACTCAGGaccggccgacgccgctcgcAACGGAACCACCGTCTCACCACCAAAGCGGCCACGCAGGAATCTCCTCCACGCCTACGGACACGCAGTCCCAAAACATGATGAGCCCTGGACCCTACTCGTCCTGGAGCACTGGGTCAGAGTTTCAACTGGGACATCAGTCCGCGCCGTCCGACATGTCTGACCGCGTCTTTCCCATTCGTTCTGTGGTCAGCGTTGGTCCGGCCCAAAGGAGGGGTTCAGCATCTGGCGACGACTATTTTCCAGCCCTTTCCGATACGGACAGTCGAGGAATGGCTTCGCACCGTATGAGCGGGCCCCGTCCAGGCCCAAATGCCGAGCTTAGGAGGTCAGGGACTCTGCCATCGACAACGTCGCCCTTCGACCGAGCCGCGCAACTGCGGAGGAAGAGAGCCACGAGTGGCCCGTTCTCGAGCATACAGGCAGATGCTGCACGGCAGGGCACAATTGCGCCGTTGAACCTGGACGTCTCGGGCTCCGACAAGGAGTCGGAGGATTCCGTGCCCATGGGGCCcggggcctcggcgggcggcccacGACAAAGCAGTGCATCCTTCGTTTCAGGCCATCAGTCATTATCGGAACTGGCACATGTCACCTCGCGCTTTACACACATCGAGACGGAGGACGGCCATGCCGTTATTACAGGCCGTGACGGCGTGTTGCAGCAgtgcgaggacgagcccATCCATACGCCGGGTGCTGTGCAAGGCTTTGGCGTTCTATTAGCCTTCCGTGAGGAGCAAGATGGGAATTTCTCCGTACGATATGTCAGCGAGAACTCGGAGAAGATGCTTGGGTACAGCCCAAAGCAGCTGTTTAGGCTGAAGAGCTTCATGGACATCCTCACAGAAGAGCAGCAAGATAATCTCCTTGACCACATCGACTTCatccgcgacgaggacgctgACCCGGCCGTCAACGGACCCGAGGTGTTGAGCCTCTCCATTCGGCCGCCCAAGAGCAGGAAAAGCGTCAAGCTCTGGTGTGCTATCCACATCAATCCCGCCCACCCCGAACTCATCATTTGCGAATTCGAACTCGACGACGATCACATGTACCCGCTACGACCCGTTGACGAGCTGGCCCCCGACGCGCCACACGACACGCTGCATTCGAACCCAACCTTGGAGGAAATCGAAGAGAGCACCGAGATCTTGAGTAAACCACTTCGCATCCTCCGCAGCGCTCGGAAAAGAAGAGGCGAACAAGGCGCGATGCAAGTGTTCGACATCATGTCTCAGGTGCAGGAGCAACTTGCATCAGCGCCGAACCTGGATGCCTTCCTCAAAGTCTTGGTGGGGATTGTCAAGGAGCTAACAGGCTTCCATCGCGTCATGATCTACCAGTTTGATGCGTCCTTCAACGGCAAGGTTGTCACCGAACTCGTCGACACCTCGCAAACCATAGATCTTTACAAGGGGCTTCATTTTCCCGCATCCGATATCCCGCGCCAAGCTCGAGAGCTCTACAAGATCAACAAGGTGCGCCTGCTTTACGACCGAGACCTTGAGACCGCAAGGATCGTGTGCCGCACACAAGAGGACTTGGAGACTCCCTTAGACATGACCCATGCATATCTCAGGGCGATGTCGCCAATCCACATCAAATACCTGGCGAATATGGCCGTGCGGTCGTCCATGTCAATTTCTGTCAACGCCTTCAACGAGCTTTGGGGGTTGATTGCTTGCCATTCATACGGCCCGCATGGGATGCGCGTTTCCTTCCCCATCAGAAAGATGTGTCGATTGGTGGGCGACACTGCCTCTCGCAATATAGAACGACTCTCATACGCCTCGAGGTTACAGGCGCGCAAGCTAATCAACACTGCGCCGACGGATAAGAACCCCTCTGGTTATATCATTGCCTCATCCGACGATCTCCTGAAATTGTTCGATGCCGACTTCGGTCTGCTGTCGATCAAGGGTGAAACCAAGATCATGGGCGCGATTGAGCATAGCCAGGAGGCTCTCGCCATGCTCGAGTATTTGCGAATGCGCAAACTGACCTCGGTTCTCACGTCTCAGGATATTCGAGAGGATTTTCCCGACCTGCGGTATCCACCAGGGTTCCAAGTCATTGCAGGTTTGCTTTACGTCCCTCTGAGTGTTGGCGGTGTAGATTTCATCGTCTTCTTTCGCAAAGGCCAGGTCAAAGAAGTGAAGTGGGCCGGTAATCCTTACGAAAAGACCGTGCGACAAGGGACCTCTGGCTACCTAGAACCGAGAACGAGCTTCAAGACATGGCACGAGACTGTCATCGGCAAATGCCGAGATTGGAACGAGGAACAGGTAGAGACTGCTGCCGTTCTTTGCCTTGTCTACGGTAAGATCATCTTTTGTGGCCGTGACCGACAATTTCCTCGACTAATATGCTTTCAGGTAAATTCATCGAGGTGTGGCGCCAGAAGGAGGCAGCGATGCAAAGCAGCAAGCTCACTCGGTTGCTTCTGGCAAACTCTGCCCACGAGGTTCGAACGCCACTCAACGCAATCATCAACTACTTGGAGATTGCCCTTGAGGGTTCTCTCGACAAGGAGACTAGGGAAAACCTTGCCCGGTCTCATTCCGCGTCGAAATCTTTGATATATGTTATCAATGACCTGCTCGACTTGACGAAGACCGAAGAGGGTCAAAACTTGGTCAAGGACGAGATATTCGATCTGACAGCGTGCATTCAGGAGGCTACTGACCCCTTCCACATCGACGCGAAGCGAAAAGGCATTGAATACAGAGTGACCTCTCATTCTGGCTTACCGCGTTTTGTCTacggcgacggacgacgtATTCGTCAGGTGATCTCCAACATCACCGCAAATGCGGTAGCGCACACAGATAGCGGGTCTGTTCATGTTGACTTATTTGTCTCCGACGTCAGAGACGGACAGGCTATCATCGACATTGCAGTAGCTGACTCTGGAACTGGTATGAGCTCACAACAACTCGATGCTCTGTTCCGTGACCTAGAGCAGGTCAGCTATGAAGAGATTGGGCCTGGAGACACGGGAGACCAAACACACAAACCCCACGATACGCGAACACTCGGGCTCGGACTTGCTATCGTCGCTCGTATTGTGAGGAACATGGATGGCCAGCTGCGATTGAAGTCTGAAGAAGGTCAGGGCTCGCGGTTTGTCGTTCAGCTGCCCTTTTTATTAGCGGACGAATCGCCCGCGTCTTCCGGAGACCCAAACTACGATGCTTCCCAAACCAGCCAAATTTCCAATGCCGTGGCCTCAGCCCCGGATTCATTGAAGGCTCCGCCCGCGGGTGAGATTACCCTCATCGACCGCGGCAGTGCCGCCGCTACGGTTATGGAGGGAGAGAagacaggcggcgacgaggggagCGCCCGAAGCCGTCGTAGTGTCGGAAGCTAcggcagccacggcagcCACCAAAGCGACGCCGATAGGCTCATACACGCCATACAAACACCTTTGTCCTTGAACGATGAGCAGTCCGGATACTTTGCTGCCCGATCGGACTCACGAGGCAGCGCAGGCCATGCCCCGTCTAAGGCAAGCATTGGCACAGCCATCTCGGCAAGCCCGCAGTCGCGAAGGGCCACCATCTCGTCACCAAcaacgagacgagacgaagCCGGAACCGCTGAGGTTCGCGATGAAAAAACCATGATCCGGGCTGTGAAAGTTCCCGAAGAATACAGGGACTTGCCGACCCATCCACAAGTTGGTGAACAGTCGCGAATACTGTTCGAGGTCTCCAGTGACAGCGGCCACACTTCAGTACCGAGCAAAGGAACGACGCGATCAGGCTCCGTTGACGGCACCTCTTTGCGCACCTTGTGTGCGGAAGACGACCCCATCAACATGAAGGTGCTGCGGAAGAGACTCGAGAAGTCTGGCCATGAGGTCCAGCACGCCGTCAATGGTCAAGATTGTGCCGCCGTGTACAGAGATAGCCCCAGTTCTTTTGATGTTATTCTTATGGATATGCAGGTTAGTGGACTTTGGGCTACCTTgtgtttctctctctctctgctgACAGCCTTCTAGATGCCAATCGTCGATGGCCTGACAAGCACCAAAATAATTCGTGACGTAGAAAAGTCCGACGAGCATACAGAACACTCTCACCTGGCGGCTATCAATGGACGAATCCCCATCTTCGCCGTGTCAGCGTCTCTTGTAGAGAGTCAGAAACAGACCTACATCGATGCCGGATTCGACGGGTGGATACTGAAGCCGATCGATTTCAAGCGACTTAACATTTTACTGGCTGGCATACTTGACACTCGGACGCGCAACTCTAGTTTGTACGCCCCGGGACACTGGGAGAGAGGTGGCTGGTTTGGTCCACGCGAAGTCTCAGAGGGAACTTCAGACTCGCAAACCACTCCGAGAGCAGACGAAACGAGAGATAAAGAGCTGCATGACACGAGCAGTGACAAACCAGACGAAAACACAACGGCAACACGGTGATGTATAGTACGAGCCACCAAACAAGAAAGTCAAACAAATCCGCATCAGCGGTTGTTCCGATCACGGTGCAAGCAAGTCAAAGTTGTGCGACTTCGCTTACGTCCCGTTCCCCGAAATTGTCATCAGCTTGCCAGGTGAAGCATAATCCCTGAGCTTTGGTGACGCAACGAGGCTTCATCGTTCATCTCTTGCATGATACCTGTTCGAATGAAGAGACTATGGGGAATATAGCACGATCGGAGAGAATTTATTATTGCTGAGACGTTGATGACTCGTCGGATGGTCATGGCCTGCCACTGCATCGGTACGGTATGATGAACGGCATTCCGGAAACGAGGGGTCCGGAGTTGGGCATGATGGTGAATATGGACTGGCGTCGGTAGATACACGGATAACCGCGTGGCGTTCTATGGCCTTGTGATGGGAAATCGACATGGTATTTACCGTGCAACTTTGTGGCTATTGATTAGACTCCTTTGCACCGAAGACAGCTGGTCACACACCGGGACGGGATCCGTGCGTGAAGTCACAGGACCGCCTTcacgagcccccccccccaaaaaggCTACATTCGCCTTTGCAAGTCTATGATATTCTTGTGTTAAGACTTTGACGCCCAAACAGAAGGCGATTGCACCCATGAGGTGGGGGTGAATTGGACTGACTGACCCTCCTCACGCCCAACGGAACGATGCTTCGCAGCCTAGcatcgatggcgacgcccatggGTGAGTTATGTTAGGCAGGGATGTTTTATGCACGGGAAGGATATCGTCAAGGCATCACAGGATGTCTGTTGCATTGGGGAGGCAGCATCCCTGAAGCAGCATGAAGATACATAGTTGGTAACGTACTATATACAGCGCGTAATTGTATGTACATGACAGAAAGGCAAAACGTATCTCGCTATATCAAAGAACCACTCAAAACGGGGGTATATATCAGAACGCATTTAGGTGGTACCACCAGACGGCGGGGACACCTGATGGCATCGTGGGCAGCGTCCCCGTCGTCAGGATCGATCGTCGCTCACATCTCTTCAAGACCTCCCAAAGTTCCAGACTCTGGACCACACgcccctcttcttcttcttctcctcgtaGTTCTCTTCGCGGACGTTGTGTCTCCCCACAATGGTCAGGAAGACCTGGTCCAGCGTGGTCGAGCTCACGCTGTAGTGCCGCACGCCCAGGCGCGCCTTGTGCTCTTCGAGAAGGACAACGAGCCGGCCAATGGCActgccctgctgctggctgtgGCCGGCCTTGATGCTATTCAGGGGATCTATCGTACCGTAGCGCCTGCTGGGGTTTGCCCTCGAGGATCGCGGTTGCCaaggcgatgcggcggcggaggcggcggcgacgtccttGGCGGACACGGAGAAGCGCATCTGTCCGTGGTAAGTCTTTGTGtcgagggaggcggaggggagCGTGCGCTTTATCCAAGCGGTGATGCGATTCACTTCGGCGTCGGACGTCCGCGGCGCGGAAGCGGACACGAGGTGGACATGTAGCGCATCGCCGAACCTGTGTCGGAGATCATCTGGGGTGCCCAGGGCGAGCATCCGGCGTGCTAGGATGCCCGCTCGGCCGGCCAACgcatccgcctcctccatgctGTGAGTCGTCAGGAGGATCGAGCGGCCATGCACCGTGGCGGCGAGAGTCCTCCACATGATACGCTTGGACGCTGCGTCGAGTCCCGAAGAtggctcgtcgaggagaaCGACGGTGGGATTGCCCATCAGAGCGATGCCCAGACTCAGCTTCCGCTTGTTTCCGCCCGAGAGCGCATGTCCCATCCGCGACTCGAacgcctcgaggccaacggcGCGGAGAACGGCGGATACGTTGTGCTGGATGTCTGCGACGCCGCGAACCCGAGCGTAGAATTCTAAATGCTCCCGCACGGTCATCTGATCGAGAGCATCAATTTGTGGACAAACGCCGAGATGAgtcctcgcggcggcgaggttcTCCGTCACGGACTGGTCTTCCACGTAGACGTCGCCTCCGTTGTGGCTCGGCTTGAGGTCTCCCCGGATGAGAGAAATGGTCGTGGACTTGCCGGCGCCATTGGGACCGAGCAAGGCAAAGACCTCGCCGCGCTTGACGCCAAAGGTGACGTTGTCGACAGCGGTATTCTTGCCGAACGACTTGGTGAGATGCATCACCCTGAGGCCGTCTTCatggttgccgccgccgccgctggtgacCCGGGTCAACTCAATTgccatctcgtcctcgcagccgtctcgcgccgcctcggcacgtcgtcgtcccctgCGTTCCAGCACGCCGCGGAGCATCGAGCCGACAGACCCGCCATCTATCCAAAGAACCAGGCCGAACAGGACTATGCATTGGACGACCAGGTAGGTGATTGGGCCGCCGTACATGACGAAGCTCGTAGGCTTCTGCGAGagctgctgcccgtcgcAAGCCGTGGCGAAGAGGTTCGTGGATATGAAGAGGGCTCTCATGGCAGACCCAATGGGCGCAaaggcggagacgacgaagTGGCACACGAGAAGCGAGGTGTCAATCTTGTTGACCGGGACGTAGGTGATGACGCAGATGTATGAGATGAGGTATGCGAGGAAGATGACCACTTGATaggcggcggcccacgcAAAGGTCGCGAGTTGCGTCTTCGTAAATAAAGAGACAAAGTAAGCGAGCAACGTTGAGGCGAGCCCGTAGAGGAAGAAAACGATGAAAATGTACTCGAGATGAAACCATATATCCGAAAGACCAGACCAGAGCCCGGTCACGATGGCAGAGGCAGCCAAGACGAGTGAAAAGTCAAATATCAGGTACGCCGCCCATAGCGGGAACGGACGCACGCCGTTCGAGTACTGCAGCGCCCGGACAAATCTCCTCCGCTCGGTGCTGGGGTACAGACCAAAGAAGGCGGGATAACAGGCGAAAGCGATGCCCATGTAGATGGCCAGGTTCAGGGCGTCGCCGATTCCCGGGTTGAAGGGAATGTCAAAGGGCGACCAGGTCGTCGCGATCGTGGTGTTGGCAAGGAGCATGTCGAGGAACTGCTGAGCAGTCAACGAGCTGGTGACAAACAGGTTCGCGACCCAGCCAACCGTCGGCGGCTCGACGTCATCTCCCAGCCACAGCCCCGTGGTGATGTTGGCGCGGTGTCTCGCAATGTACTGCGTGAACTCGTCATACGTATTGACGAGATGGAGGTTgttgagcgcggcgccgccaatggcACGGCTTGCCGCGCCCCCTGATCCGGCGAAGATGGGCGAGAAGAGGCTGCGCACGGTGGCCGGGTTGAGCCTCGACGGCGGACCGGCAAGGAAGGCAACACTCCTGTTGTCCTTGATCTGGCTGAAGGCGTCCTCGGTACCCCAGGAGGAGGACTGCTCCGACGCGGAACAGCCCGTCGGCTCCTTGCCGCGCACATAGAGCGAGGTGAGACTGGCCGCGATGATGGGCAACAGGAAGGCAATGAGGTAGAGGATGTAGTTCTTCTTGAAGACGGTGATTCGCTTCCTGAACAAGATGCCCACCTGGCGCGCGTAGCCCACTCGCTTGCCGTCGACCAACTTCAGGCCCCGGTCGCCGCTCGTCTGGGATGATGTCTCATGCTCGTGGAGCTTCTCGGTGACCTGCGTCTTTGATGCGGTGGTTTCGACGGCTTGGAAAGCCTTTACGTCCTTGATTTCTTCCGCCAGTTGCAGGAAGACGTCTTCGATGGTCGGTCCCGAGAAACGGTAGTCGTTTATGCCTGCCGCCTCCAGCTTCCTGATGACGTCTgcggccaaggtcgagtTGGACGCGACATACGTCGTGAGGTCAAAGGCACTTGTCTTCTTGACCTGGTCAATGTCGGGAGCCGCGTTGCCGGCAGCGCTCTTGTTGACGTGGACCCGGTaaccgccgccgagcctgtccttgagctcgacgGAGGAGCCTTCGGCACGTAGCGTGCCTTT
This sequence is a window from Purpureocillium takamizusanense chromosome 8, complete sequence. Protein-coding genes within it:
- a CDS encoding uncharacterized protein (COG:T~EggNog:ENOG503NUCH); amino-acid sequence: MDNDGSQGNTSPRPAVASDTGSRLSDTQDRPTPLATEPPSHHQSGHAGISSTPTDTQSQNMMSPGPYSSWSTGSEFQLGHQSAPSDMSDRVFPIRSVVSVGPAQRRGSASGDDYFPALSDTDSRGMASHRMSGPRPGPNAELRRSGTLPSTTSPFDRAAQLRRKRATSGPFSSIQADAARQGTIAPLNLDVSGSDKESEDSVPMGPGASAGGPRQSSASFVSGHQSLSELAHVTSRFTHIETEDGHAVITGRDGVLQQCEDEPIHTPGAVQGFGVLLAFREEQDGNFSVRYVSENSEKMLGYSPKQLFRLKSFMDILTEEQQDNLLDHIDFIRDEDADPAVNGPEVLSLSIRPPKSRKSVKLWCAIHINPAHPELIICEFELDDDHMYPLRPVDELAPDAPHDTLHSNPTLEEIEESTEILSKPLRILRSARKRRGEQGAMQVFDIMSQVQEQLASAPNLDAFLKVLVGIVKELTGFHRVMIYQFDASFNGKVVTELVDTSQTIDLYKGLHFPASDIPRQARELYKINKVRLLYDRDLETARIVCRTQEDLETPLDMTHAYLRAMSPIHIKYLANMAVRSSMSISVNAFNELWGLIACHSYGPHGMRVSFPIRKMCRLVGDTASRNIERLSYASRLQARKLINTAPTDKNPSGYIIASSDDLLKLFDADFGLLSIKGETKIMGAIEHSQEALAMLEYLRMRKLTSVLTSQDIREDFPDLRYPPGFQVIAGLLYVPLSVGGVDFIVFFRKGQVKEVKWAGNPYEKTVRQGTSGYLEPRTSFKTWHETVIGKCRDWNEEQVETAAVLCLVYGKFIEVWRQKEAAMQSSKLTRLLLANSAHEVRTPLNAIINYLEIALEGSLDKETRENLARSHSASKSLIYVINDLLDLTKTEEGQNLVKDEIFDLTACIQEATDPFHIDAKRKGIEYRVTSHSGLPRFVYGDGRRIRQVISNITANAVAHTDSGSVHVDLFVSDVRDGQAIIDIAVADSGTGMSSQQLDALFRDLEQVSYEEIGPGDTGDQTHKPHDTRTLGLGLAIVARIVRNMDGQLRLKSEEGQGSRFVVQLPFLLADESPASSGDPNYDASQTSQISNAVASAPDSLKAPPAGEITLIDRGSAAATVMEGEKTGGDEGSARSRRSVGSYGSHGSHQSDADRLIHAIQTPLSLNDEQSGYFAARSDSRGSAGHAPSKASIGTAISASPQSRRATISSPTTRRDEAGTAEVRDEKTMIRAVKVPEEYRDLPTHPQVGEQSRILFEVSSDSGHTSVPSKGTTRSGSVDGTSLRTLCAEDDPINMKVLRKRLEKSGHEVQHAVNGQDCAAVYRDSPSSFDVILMDMQMPIVDGLTSTKIIRDVEKSDEHTEHSHLAAINGRIPIFAVSASLVESQKQTYIDAGFDGWILKPIDFKRLNILLAGILDTRTRNSSLYAPGHWERGGWFGPREVSEGTSDSQTTPRADETRDKELHDTSSDKPDENTTATR